A window of Equus caballus isolate H_3958 breed thoroughbred chromosome 10, TB-T2T, whole genome shotgun sequence contains these coding sequences:
- the LOC111767450 gene encoding zinc finger protein 814 isoform X1 has translation MAAAARREPAQDSVTFHDVAVYFSWGEWRLLDEAQRRLYLDVMLENFALVSSLGCCCGAEDLEAPFEQSVSVEVPPARTPTAAPSSQKTHPCEMCGLVLRDIFYLAEKQGTQHNLKLLRCGACAKQFYFSAKFQQHQQRHMGEKPFRSSVDMASFVKSCKLHVSGKPFPWGEVGKDFLASLGHQQQQTTHTGEKPKKITQCRATLPGRNSHYTWRECKKAFSPKCTLVQDQGVYTGRQCFVCHECGKAFRYKSSFVVHQRVHPGGTFHVCGECGRSFMQSSALSQHQRTHTETTPCKCSKCGKSLSDQSVLLHLQRGHSGENSYVCSDCAKSVSHSSVFIQHRRVDVGERPYKCSDCVKSFTSSSALSYHQRSHTGERPYECSDCGKSFISRSVLRYHQRVHTGERPHECNECGKYFKNRWTLIQHQRIHTGEKPYVCSECGKSFTFSSTLQYHQRVHTGERPYVCSECGKSFTISSALRSHQRVHTGERPYVCSECGKSFAFSSGLHYHCRVHTGERNFECSECGKSFQDRSQFNKHQRAHTGGRPYECNECGKSFTISSALRCHQRVHTGERPYECSECGKSFAFSSGLRYHRRVHTGERPFECSECGKSFQDRSQFSNHQRTHTGERPYECNECGKSFSQRSSFSMHQKIHNRERSYECSECGKSFTSSSGLGYHQRVHSGERPYKCSECGKSFIFSSKLRYHQRVHTGERPYVCSECGKSFMSSANLSYHLRVHTGERPYECSECEKSFTSSSALRYHQRVHRGERPYECSECGKSFTCSSNLRYHQRVHTGERPYECTECGKYFMQKFTLSQHRRVHHRQMP, from the coding sequence GTTGTTGCTGTGGAGCAGAGGATCTGGAGGCTCCCTTTGAACAAAGTGTTTCTGTAGAAGTTCCACCTGCCAGGACTCCCACAGCagctccatcttcccagaagacTCACCCCTGCGAGATGTGTGGTCTGGTCTTGAGAGACATTTTCTACTTGGCTGAGAAGCAGGGAACACAACACAACCTGAAACTGTTGAGGTGTGGGGCTTGtgcaaaacaattttattttagtgCAAAGTTTCAACAGCACCAGCAGCGGCACATGGGAGAGAAACCCTTCAGGAGCAGTGTAGACATGGCCTCGTTTGTGAAGAGCTGCAAACTCCACGTGTCAGGGAAGCCCTTTCCCTGGGGGGAGGTTGGGAAGGACTTCCTGGCCAGCTTGGGACATCAGCAGCAACAGACCACTCATACTGgggaaaagccaaagaaaatcaCCCAATGCAGGGCCACTTTACCAGGCAGAAACAGTCATTACACCTGGAGAGAATGCAAGAAAGCCTTCAGCCCCAAATGCACACTTGTTCAGGACCAGGGTGTCTACACTGGAAGACAGTGTTTTGTCTGCCATGAATGTGGGAAAGCATTCAGGTACAAATCCTCGTTTGTTGTGCACCAGAGAGTCCACCCTGGAGGAACGTTTCATGTGTGTGGAGAATGTGGCAGATCTTTTATGCAAAGTTCAGCCCTCAGTCAACATCAAAGAACTCATACTGAGACAACGCCGTGCAAGTGCAGCAAATGTGGGAAATCCTTAAGTGACCAGTCTGTCCTCCTTCATTTGCAGAGAGGGCACAGTGGAGAAAACAGCTATGTGTGCAGTGATTGTGCAAAATCTGTTAGCCATAGCTCTGTGTTCATTCAACACAGGAGAGTTGACGTTGGAGAGAGGCCTTATAAATGTAGCGACTGTGTGAAATCTTTTacctccagctctgccctcagttATCATCAGAGATCTCACACAGGcgaaaggccttatgagtgcagtgaTTGTGGAAAATCTTTTATCTCCAGGTCTGTTCTCCGTTATCATCAAAGAGTTCATACTGGAGAAAGGCCTCACgagtgtaatgaatgtgggaaatattttaaaaataggtggACACTCATTCAACACCAGAGAATTCACACAGGAGAAAAGCCTTATGtgtgcagtgaatgtggaaaaTCTTTTACCTTTAGCTCCACCCTCCAGTATCATCAGAGAGTTCACacaggagaaaggccttatgtgtgcagtgaatgtgggaaatcttttaccATTAGCTCTGCCCTCCGTTCGCatcagagagttcacactggagaaaggccttatgtgtgcagtgaatgtgggaagtCTTTTGCCTTTAGTTCGGGCCTCCATTATCATTGTAGAGTTCATActggagaaagaaattttgagtgcagtgaatgtgggaaatcctttcAGGATAGATCACAATTCAATAAACACCAGAGAGCGCACACTGGAGGAAGGCCTTATGAgtgcaatgaatgtgggaaatcttttaccATTAGCTCTGCTCTTCGTTGTCATCAGAGAGTTCACacaggagaaaggccttatgagtgcagtgaatgtgggaaatcttttgcCTTTAGCTCAGGCCTCCGTTATCATCgcagagttcacactggagaaagaccttttgagtgcagtgaatgtgggaaatcctttcAGGATAGATCACAATTTAGTAACCACCAGAGAACTCACAcgggagaaaggccttatgagtgcaatgaatgtgggaagTCCTTTAGCCAAAGATCTTCCTTCTCAATGCACCAGAAAATTCATAATAGAGAAAGGTcttatgagtgcagtgaatgtgggaaatcttttaccTCTTCCTCTGGGCTTGGTTATCATCAGAGAGTTCACTCAGGAGAAAGGCCTTAtaagtgcagtgaatgtgggaaatcttttatcTTTAGCTCCAAACTCCGTTACCACCAGAGAGTTCATacaggagaaaggccttatgtatgcagtgaatgtgggaaatcttttatgAGTAGTGCCAACCTTTCTTATCATCTAAGAGTTCACacaggagaaaggccttatgaatGCAGTGAGTGTGAGAAATCTTTTACTTCTAGTTCAGCTCTCCGTTATCATCAGAGAGTTCACAgaggagaaaggccttatgagtgcagtgaatgtgggaaatcttttaccTGTAGCTCCAACCTCCGTTATCatcagagagttcacactggagaaagaccTTATGAGTGCACTGAATGTGGGAAGTATTTCATGCAAAAATTTACCCTCTCTCAACATCGGAGAGTTCACCATAGACAAATGCCTTAG
- the LOC111767450 gene encoding zinc finger protein 814 isoform X2, with amino-acid sequence MLENFALVSSLGCCCGAEDLEAPFEQSVSVEVPPARTPTAAPSSQKTHPCEMCGLVLRDIFYLAEKQGTQHNLKLLRCGACAKQFYFSAKFQQHQQRHMGEKPFRSSVDMASFVKSCKLHVSGKPFPWGEVGKDFLASLGHQQQQTTHTGEKPKKITQCRATLPGRNSHYTWRECKKAFSPKCTLVQDQGVYTGRQCFVCHECGKAFRYKSSFVVHQRVHPGGTFHVCGECGRSFMQSSALSQHQRTHTETTPCKCSKCGKSLSDQSVLLHLQRGHSGENSYVCSDCAKSVSHSSVFIQHRRVDVGERPYKCSDCVKSFTSSSALSYHQRSHTGERPYECSDCGKSFISRSVLRYHQRVHTGERPHECNECGKYFKNRWTLIQHQRIHTGEKPYVCSECGKSFTFSSTLQYHQRVHTGERPYVCSECGKSFTISSALRSHQRVHTGERPYVCSECGKSFAFSSGLHYHCRVHTGERNFECSECGKSFQDRSQFNKHQRAHTGGRPYECNECGKSFTISSALRCHQRVHTGERPYECSECGKSFAFSSGLRYHRRVHTGERPFECSECGKSFQDRSQFSNHQRTHTGERPYECNECGKSFSQRSSFSMHQKIHNRERSYECSECGKSFTSSSGLGYHQRVHSGERPYKCSECGKSFIFSSKLRYHQRVHTGERPYVCSECGKSFMSSANLSYHLRVHTGERPYECSECEKSFTSSSALRYHQRVHRGERPYECSECGKSFTCSSNLRYHQRVHTGERPYECTECGKYFMQKFTLSQHRRVHHRQMP; translated from the coding sequence GTTGTTGCTGTGGAGCAGAGGATCTGGAGGCTCCCTTTGAACAAAGTGTTTCTGTAGAAGTTCCACCTGCCAGGACTCCCACAGCagctccatcttcccagaagacTCACCCCTGCGAGATGTGTGGTCTGGTCTTGAGAGACATTTTCTACTTGGCTGAGAAGCAGGGAACACAACACAACCTGAAACTGTTGAGGTGTGGGGCTTGtgcaaaacaattttattttagtgCAAAGTTTCAACAGCACCAGCAGCGGCACATGGGAGAGAAACCCTTCAGGAGCAGTGTAGACATGGCCTCGTTTGTGAAGAGCTGCAAACTCCACGTGTCAGGGAAGCCCTTTCCCTGGGGGGAGGTTGGGAAGGACTTCCTGGCCAGCTTGGGACATCAGCAGCAACAGACCACTCATACTGgggaaaagccaaagaaaatcaCCCAATGCAGGGCCACTTTACCAGGCAGAAACAGTCATTACACCTGGAGAGAATGCAAGAAAGCCTTCAGCCCCAAATGCACACTTGTTCAGGACCAGGGTGTCTACACTGGAAGACAGTGTTTTGTCTGCCATGAATGTGGGAAAGCATTCAGGTACAAATCCTCGTTTGTTGTGCACCAGAGAGTCCACCCTGGAGGAACGTTTCATGTGTGTGGAGAATGTGGCAGATCTTTTATGCAAAGTTCAGCCCTCAGTCAACATCAAAGAACTCATACTGAGACAACGCCGTGCAAGTGCAGCAAATGTGGGAAATCCTTAAGTGACCAGTCTGTCCTCCTTCATTTGCAGAGAGGGCACAGTGGAGAAAACAGCTATGTGTGCAGTGATTGTGCAAAATCTGTTAGCCATAGCTCTGTGTTCATTCAACACAGGAGAGTTGACGTTGGAGAGAGGCCTTATAAATGTAGCGACTGTGTGAAATCTTTTacctccagctctgccctcagttATCATCAGAGATCTCACACAGGcgaaaggccttatgagtgcagtgaTTGTGGAAAATCTTTTATCTCCAGGTCTGTTCTCCGTTATCATCAAAGAGTTCATACTGGAGAAAGGCCTCACgagtgtaatgaatgtgggaaatattttaaaaataggtggACACTCATTCAACACCAGAGAATTCACACAGGAGAAAAGCCTTATGtgtgcagtgaatgtggaaaaTCTTTTACCTTTAGCTCCACCCTCCAGTATCATCAGAGAGTTCACacaggagaaaggccttatgtgtgcagtgaatgtgggaaatcttttaccATTAGCTCTGCCCTCCGTTCGCatcagagagttcacactggagaaaggccttatgtgtgcagtgaatgtgggaagtCTTTTGCCTTTAGTTCGGGCCTCCATTATCATTGTAGAGTTCATActggagaaagaaattttgagtgcagtgaatgtgggaaatcctttcAGGATAGATCACAATTCAATAAACACCAGAGAGCGCACACTGGAGGAAGGCCTTATGAgtgcaatgaatgtgggaaatcttttaccATTAGCTCTGCTCTTCGTTGTCATCAGAGAGTTCACacaggagaaaggccttatgagtgcagtgaatgtgggaaatcttttgcCTTTAGCTCAGGCCTCCGTTATCATCgcagagttcacactggagaaagaccttttgagtgcagtgaatgtgggaaatcctttcAGGATAGATCACAATTTAGTAACCACCAGAGAACTCACAcgggagaaaggccttatgagtgcaatgaatgtgggaagTCCTTTAGCCAAAGATCTTCCTTCTCAATGCACCAGAAAATTCATAATAGAGAAAGGTcttatgagtgcagtgaatgtgggaaatcttttaccTCTTCCTCTGGGCTTGGTTATCATCAGAGAGTTCACTCAGGAGAAAGGCCTTAtaagtgcagtgaatgtgggaaatcttttatcTTTAGCTCCAAACTCCGTTACCACCAGAGAGTTCATacaggagaaaggccttatgtatgcagtgaatgtgggaaatcttttatgAGTAGTGCCAACCTTTCTTATCATCTAAGAGTTCACacaggagaaaggccttatgaatGCAGTGAGTGTGAGAAATCTTTTACTTCTAGTTCAGCTCTCCGTTATCATCAGAGAGTTCACAgaggagaaaggccttatgagtgcagtgaatgtgggaaatcttttaccTGTAGCTCCAACCTCCGTTATCatcagagagttcacactggagaaagaccTTATGAGTGCACTGAATGTGGGAAGTATTTCATGCAAAAATTTACCCTCTCTCAACATCGGAGAGTTCACCATAGACAAATGCCTTAG